The genomic window ACATAATTCCAGGTGGGGACATTGACTTGATTGTACCAGCTCGAGGAAATATAGCTGTGCGGTCCGGTAAAAAGGGCAAGCAGTTCGCTTCCATCGCCAAGACTCTTTCTCTGTTTATTTCCGCGAGAAATATGTCCGGAAATGACTTTCTGGCCCGTCTCACTTGTCTCAAGTTCGAGCGGAAGATGAGTCGCTATTGGCACACCGTCACCGAAACTTATGAGGGTGGCAAAACTATTATTGGTGATGAATCGGGATATTTCGCTTGTGTCGGTCTCAAGAAATTGCTTGGGAATATACATATCTACTTGTGCCTTCAATTCTTATGGTTGCTCCATGG from Candidatus Zixiibacteriota bacterium includes these protein-coding regions:
- a CDS encoding FMN-binding negative transcriptional regulator, whose product is MKAQVDMYIPKQFLETDTSEISRFITNNSFATLISFGDGVPIATHLPLELETSETGQKVISGHISRGNKQRKSLGDGSELLALFTGPHSYISSSWYNQVNVPTWNYVAIHIYGKASIVEGDALRTMLTRLMSKYESPSLRPAKFSDLPEDFLRTELKGIVGFEMSIDRTEAAYKLSQNRDDRDYQAIIAELKKIETTNALDIAQEMEKRRKL